One window from the genome of Eleginops maclovinus isolate JMC-PN-2008 ecotype Puerto Natales chromosome 15, JC_Emac_rtc_rv5, whole genome shotgun sequence encodes:
- the pbk gene encoding lymphokine-activated killer T-cell-originated protein kinase homolog produces MASKFINEGAIKTPKNVRVNNLLNGGTPITIPASPFMKKLGCGTGVNVYLMNRMGKLNASPWAVKKINRKCASKQVAVYQERLNEEAKVLRGINHPNIVGFRAFTMANDGSKCLAMEYGGEQSLNDLIEKRKKDGLKAFPAANIEKVALHVARGLKYLHNEKKLLHGDMKSCNVVIKGDFETVKICDVGVSLQLDENMRVSDPEAEYIGTEPWKPKEALDEDGEITDKADIFAYGLTLWEMMSLAMPHLEMLEDEGNEEHNEEDTEEDADESVEESFDEDAYYERLGTRPAVDVEALGNSYLSMVELFHHCTEENPKSRPSAAQIVQALERNTQIDEKSSELIVID; encoded by the exons ATGGCCTCCAAATTCATCAATGAGGGTGCGATTAAGACCCCTAAAAACGTCCGAGTGAATAACTTACTGAACGGAGGGACCCCGATCACCATCCCGGCCTCACCCTTCATGAAGAAGCTCGGCTGTGGGACTGGTGTCAACGTTTACCTCATGAACAG AATGGGAAAGCTGAACGCGTCTCCCTGGGCTGTGAAGAAGATCAACAGGAAGTGTGCATCCAAACAGGTGGCGGTTTATCAGGAGCGCCTGAACGAGGAGGCGAAGGTCCTGAGGGGAATCAACCACCCAAACATTGTTG GGTTTCGTGCCTTCACCATGGCCAATGACGGATCAAAATGTCTCGCAATGGAGTACGGAGGAGAGCAGTCACTCAACGACCTGATCgagaagagaaagaaggacGGCCTCAAAGCTTTCCCTGCTGCCAACATCGAAAAAGTAGCCCTGCATGTTGCTCGTGGCCTTAAG TATCTGCACAATGAGAAGAAGCTTCTGCACGGCGACATGAAGTCCTGTAACGTCGTCATCAAGGGCGACTTTGAGACGGTGAAGATCTGCGATGTCGGCGTGTCTCTTCAGCTGGACGAGAACATGAGAG tgTCAGATCCCGAGGCGGAGTACATCGGCACCGAGCCCTGGAAACCGAAGGAAGCTCTGGATGAGGACGGAGAGATCACGGACAAGGCGGACATCTTTGCATACGGGCTGACTCTGTGGGAGATGATGTCGCTGGCCATGCCTCACCTGGAGATGCTGGAGGATGAGGGCAACGAAGAACACAATGAAGAAGATACGGAGGAAGATGCAG ACGAATCGGTGGAGGAAAGCTTTGACGAGGACGCGTACTACGAGCGGTTGGGGACGAGGCCAGCGGTGGATGTCGAGGCTCTGGGAAACTCGTACTTGAGCATGGTGGAGCTCTTCCATCACTGCACAGAAGAAAACCCCAAGAGCAGACCCTCAGCTGCACAGATCGTCCAGGCTTTAGAGAGAAACACCCAAATTGATGAAAAATCCAGCGAGCTGATCGTCATCGACTGA
- the esco2 gene encoding N-acetyltransferase ESCO2 — translation MIPMTTRKRRLASLDSDSHPAKTALRQDVSPMKRRGPMKPPQSPTKKKQVGRLRQADCPSPQKSPRKAAGSPAKSPRKSLFKPSMITSSFYGQKKSVYLTPLERKAIKDSLPLSLRPLPSPPSPEKKQQQQKKKNIVKGGSKQKKVVLGSSDAGKLGTKSSVTSSKTITLSKLSSSFTAKPASTTTTPPVSFPKPIESKNAITISFSAFSSLKPKPKIIVGAAFFGTGKKPKSMYKKSAPKSKPVSVPVKRKAVPLQTQTEKSKPAAPVMKVQEHPEETAVPPVPTEDIQSIVKQRPKFDPLDWLDSLSEEPESPKPFSSPKMQLETYGITKELFIVLSRTPTASPASTASSFSTQGGGFKPILDQSDISPDAAASPPKDAAGVYPIFGTASKRLRNAVLRPPVSCSTPSAPTASLLTSPAVKERPVRRRKEKQDDDQLIIDAGQKQFGATTCSSCGMVYSLDNPEDNFQHNQFHQRFLESIKFVGWKKERVVAEFWDGKILLVLPDDPKYAVKKADDVRRVADNELGFQQMTLSRPAQAKTYLFINSERMVVGCLVSEPIRQAYRVLEQPDHPKDMTKDDFMERHRAWCCSVIPEQALCGISRIWVFSLSRRQGIATRMLDTVRSTFVYGSHLTKQEVAFSDPTPDGKQFATKYSNTPTFLVYNFIA, via the exons ATGATCCCCATGACCACAAGGAAGAGGAGGCTGGCCTCTCTGGACTCTGACAG TCACCCAGCCAAGACTGCTCTGAGGCAGGATGTGTCTCCCATGAAGAGGAGAGGCCCCATGAAACCCCCTCAGTCTCCGACCAAGAAGAAACAAGTGGGGCGTCTGCGTCAGGCAGACTGTCCCTCTCCACAGAAATCCCCCCGGAAAGCAGCAG GATCTCCTGCCAAATCACCTCGTAAATCTCTGTTCAAGCCTTCCATGATTACAAGCTCCTTCTATGGCCAGAAGAAGTCCGTCTATCTCACTCCACTGGAGAGGAAGGCGATAAAGGACTCACTGCCTTTGTCTCTTCGTCCTCTTCCTTCCCCCCCTTCTCCggagaaaaagcagcagcagcagaagaagaagaatattgTTAAGGGAGGTAGCAAGCAGAAAAAAGTGGTTTTGGGATCTAGTGACGCTGGAAAGTTGGGTACCAAAAGCAGCGTGACATCTTCAAAGACGATCACACTTTCCAAACTCAGCAGCAG TTTCACCGCTAAACCGGCCTCCACTACAACCACCCCTCCGGTCAGCTTCCCTAAGCCAATAGAATCGAAGAATGCGATCACCATCAGCTTTTCAGCTTTCAGCAGCCTGAAGCCCAAACCCAAGATCATTGTAGGAGCTGCTTTCTTCGGTACAGGGAAGAAACCCAAGTCCATGTACAAGAAATCTGCACCCAAATCCAAGCCAGTTTCAGTCCCGGTGAAACGCAAAGCTGTCCCGCTGCAGACACAGACGGAGAAATCAAAGCCAGCTGCTCCAGTGATGAAGGTACAGGAACATCCTGAAGAG ACTGCTGTCCCACCGGTCCCGACAGAAGACATCCAGTCGATCGTCAAACAGAGACCAAAGTTTGATCCGTTAGACTGGCTAGACTCCTTATCTGAAGAGCCTGAATCTCCAAAGCCATTCAG CTCTCCCAAAATGCAGTTGGAAACATATGGGATCACCAAGGAGCTGTTTATTGTGTTGTCAAGGACTCCAACAGCAAGTCCCGCATCCACAGCGTCCTCCTTCAGTACTCAG GGTGGAGGCTTTAAGCCCATTTTGGACCAGAGTGATATAAGTCCTGACGCTGCTGCCAGCCCACccaaag ATGCTGCAGGGGTGTATCCCATCTTTGGCACTGCTTCCAAAAG GTTAAGAAATGCAGTCCTGCGGCCACCAGTTTCCTGCAGCACCCCCTCTGCCCCGACAGCATCCCTGCTGACCAGTCCTGCAGTCAAAGAGCGACCTGTTcgcaggaggaaagagaaacaggacGACGACCAGCTCATCATC GACGCAGGTCAGAAGCAGTTTGGAGCGACGACCTGCAGCTCCTGTGGGATGGTATACAGCTTAGACAACCCGGAGGACAACTTCCAACACAACCAGTTCCACCAGCGCTTCCTCGAGTCCATCAAATTTGTG ggATGGAAGAAGGAGCGGGTGGTTGCCGAGTTCTGGGATGGAAAAATCCTCCTTGTTTTGCCAGATGATCCCAAATATGCCGTTAAAAAG gctGATGATGTTCGACGTGTAGCTGATAACGAGTTGGGTTTCCAGCAGATGACCCTGAGCAGACCCGCGCAGGCCAAGACCTACCTGTTCATCAACTCTGAGCGCATGGTGGTGGGCTGCCTCGTCTCTGAGCCAATCCGACAG GCTTACAGAGTCCTGGAGCAGCCGGATCATCCCAAAGACATGACAAAGGACGACTTCATGGAGCGACACCGAGCCTGGTGCTGCTCCGTCATCCCCGAACAAGCTCTGTGCGGGATCAGCCGGATCTGGGTCTTCAGTCTGTCCCGACGACAGGGCATCGCCACACGCATGCTGGACACCGTCAG GAGCACCTTCGTGTACGGCAGCCACCTCACAAAGCAGGAAGTCGCCTTCTCTGACCCGACACCTGACGGGAAACAGTTTGCCACCAAGTACTCCAACACACCGACCTTCCTCGTTTACAACTTCATTGCATAA
- the ccdc25 gene encoding coiled-coil domain-containing protein 25 — protein sequence MVFYFTSAVVNPHYTIYMGKDKYENEDLIKYGWPEDIWFHVDKLSSAHVYLRLPQGHTVDNIPPEVLIDCAQLVKNNSIQGCKMNNINVVYTPWANLKKTGEMDVGQIGFFRQKEVKLVAVEKKVNEIVNRLEKTKDERYPDLAAEKESRDREERNEKKAQIQELKKKEKDDQRRRKEMDELKSYTSLMQSEKMQTNEDGNDSDDFM from the exons ATGGTGTTTTACTTCACAAGTGCCG TGGTGAACCCTCACTACACAATCTACATGGGAAAAGACAAATATGAGA ATGAGGATCTAATAAAGTACGGATGGCCTGAAGACATCTG GTTTCATGTGGACAAACTGTCTTCAGCTCATGTGTATCTCAGACTGCCACAG GGTCATACGGTAGACAATATTCCCCCCGAGGTGCTGATAGACTGTGCACAGCTggtgaaaaacaacagcatccaAG gATGTAAGATGAACAACATCAATGTGGTTTACACACCGTGGGCCAACCTGAAGAAAACCGGAGAAATGGACGTAGGACAAATCGGCTTTTTCAGACAGAAAGAG GTGAAGCTCGTGGCGGTGGAGAAGAAGGTCAATGAGATCGTTAACCGCCTGGAGAAAACTAAAGACGAACGATACCCCGACCTGGCGGCAGAGAAAGAGTCGAGAGACCGAGAGGAGAGGAACGAGAAGAAAGCTCAGATCCAGGAactgaagaagaaagagaaggatgaccagaggaggagaaaagagatgGATGAACTCAA GAGCTATACTTCATTGATGCAGTCTGAAAAGATGCAGACTAATGAG GATGGCAATGACTCAGACGACTTCATGTGA